In one Sesamum indicum cultivar Zhongzhi No. 13 linkage group LG12, S_indicum_v1.0, whole genome shotgun sequence genomic region, the following are encoded:
- the LOC105175929 gene encoding uncharacterized protein LOC105175929: MGCVASRIDKEERVRICKERKRLMKQLLRYRKEFADAQLAYLRSLRNTGVTLRQFTESELLELDETTSGIGFPPSPPPPLPPSPPPPPTFSPDLRKFEDKPPQTQVAVEEIIEIDEHSGHTPPPPIPSSSWEYWDLFGSASPQCGKSCETVEQVEEEKWEDTNTEFVEDDEEAVFVADEVNLLPKKQNIAELIDDNSSMMSWHTKDTTDMAMVVWSKKTLTGIVKDLDEYFLKASGIVKDIAVFIDIDAGGTFLYQSIEENRRKRSSSAKVFSALTWSWSSKSLQPNREMGDFSSSGEPCKPGAHCITLQKLYLEEQKLYKDVKEEEISKVEYGRKSLLLQRQEEEHDWTKAEKTRSAFESLHSYILSLQESIGRSSSTILMLISKELHPQLITLVSGLMRMWQTMHNSHQVQNHIAQQLSHLTDQQQNPEPTTESHQQAAGQLQTEVSSWHHSXXXXXXXXXXYVRSLCKWTELTACLEDIDSTQTSNSSTVHALLAKWQEALDKLPDKMVSEAIKCLLSAVQSIVVQQQEECNLRKRSEKLGRKLERELILLSEVEMKFAGSFSTEDANPALASKHPLTIRRAKVEALKILVDDEKAKYVNSIKKTRILIQNNLQTSLPKVFQALMVYSSAYAHSFEVILSNATISEYRDMQTATYGI, encoded by the exons ATGGGTTGTGTTGCATCAAGAATTGATAAAGAAGAGAGGGTGAGGATTTGCAAGGAGAGGAAGAGGCTGATGAAACAGTTGTTGAGGTACCGAAAAGAATTTGCTGATGCCCAGTTAGCATATTTGAGATCATTGAGAAATACTGGAGTGACTCTTAGGCAGTTTACTGAGTCTGAATTATTGGAACTTGATGAGACCACTTCTGGTATTGGATTCCCTCCTTCCCCTCCTCCCCCTTTGCCGCCATCACCTCCGCCTCCGCCAACTTTTAGCCCCGATTTGAGGAAGTTTGAGGATAAACCACCACAGACTCAAGTGGCTGTagaagaaattattgaaatcgACGAGCATAGCGGTCATACTCCACCGCCTCCGATTCCTAGTTCTTCCTGGGAATATTGGGACCTTTTCGGTTCTGCGTCGCCACAATGTGGAAAAAGTTGTGAAACGGTGGAGCAGGTTGAGGAGGAGAAATGGGAGGATACAAATACAGAATTTGTAGAAGATGATGAGGAGGCAGTTTTTGTTGCTGATGAAGTTAATCTGCTCCCAAAGAAACAGAATATTGCTGAACTAATTGATGATAATTCGTCGATGATGAGCTGGCATACGAAAGACACTACAGATATGGCTATGGTAGTTTGGAGTAAAAAGACCTTGACTGGTATTGTTAAGGACTTGGATGAGTATTTCCTCAAAGCATCTGGTATAGTGAAGGATATTGCTGTTTTCATAGATATTGATGCGGGAGGCACTTTTCTTTACCAGAGCATCGAAGAGAACAGGA GGAAGAGAAGCAGTTCAGCAAAAGTTTTTAGTGCTCTGACATGGAGTTGGTCCTCGAAATCACTTCAACCCAATCGAGAAATGGGAGATTTTTCTAGCTCTGGTGAACCCTGTAAGCCTGGAGCCCATTGCATTACTCTTCAAAAACTTTATTTGGAGGAGCAGAAACTCTACAAGGATGTTAAG GAGGAAGAGATCTCCAAGGTGGAGTACGGACGAAAATCTTTACTACTGCAGAGACAGGAGGAAGAGCATGATTGGACCAAGGCTGAGAAAACACGTTCAGCATTCGAAAGTTTGCATTCTTACATCTTGTCTCTGCAAGAATCAATTGGCAGGTCTTCTTCAACCATATTGATGCTCATAAGCAAGGAGCTGCACCCTCAGTTGATTACACTAGTTTCAGG ACTGATGCGTATGTGGCAAACCATGCATAATTCTCACCAAGTCCAGAATCATATTGCTCAGCAGCTGAGTCATCTAACGGATCAGCAGCAAAATCCAGAACCTACAACTGAATCCCATCAGCAGGCTGCAGGTCAGCTCCAGACAGAAGTCAGTTCTTGGCACCACAGC NNNNNNNNNNNNNNNNNNNNNNNNNNNNNNTATGTAAGGTCCCTCTGCAAGTGGACCGAACTTACAGCCTGCCTCGAAGATATCGACAGTACACAGACCAGTAACTCGTCAACAGTACATGCCCTTTTGGCAAAATGGCAGGAAGCACTTGATAAATTACCTGATAAG ATGGTGTCTGAGGCCATTAAGTGTCTACTGTCGGCTGTTCAATCCATTGTCGTGCAGCAGCAAGAAGAATGCAATTTGCGTAAAAGATCTGAGAAGCTTGGGAGGAAATTGGAAAGGGAGCTTATTTTGCTTTCAGAAGTGGAGATGAAGTTTGCGGGGAGCTTCTCTACTGAAGATGCTAATCCCGCCTTGGCTTCTAAGCATCCTTTAACAATTAGACGAGCGAAAGTTGAAgcactaaaaatattagtggatGATGAGAAGGCAAAGTATGTgaattctattaaaaaaacaagaatccTGATTCAGAACAACCTACAAACAAGCCTCCCCAAGGTATTTCAAGCACTAATGGTGTATTCAAGTGCTTATGCCCATAGCTTTGAGGTAATTCTCAGTAATGCCACGATATCAGAATACAGAGACATGCAAACTGCAACATATGGAATTTAA